DNA sequence from the Oceanivirga salmonicida genome:
AACATTGCCATATATATTGGTAAATGTAAAATGCCATCTTTTATCATTAAATCTTTTTGATATAGTATAATTGATTCTCCTATTTTTTTATTAAATTTAACTCTAAATTTATCTAATGAAGAATGTTTTCTATAAGATGATGATTTAACTTCAACTGGAAATATTTTTTTATGATTAGATAAAATAAAATCTATTTCCATATTATTTTTCCTGTTTTCTAAATCATTTCTAGAATAAAAAAACAAATTATGACCTTTTGATTTTAACATTTGTGCCACTATATTTTCCATGAACATTCCTTCGTTAATATTTATTTTATCAAGCAGTATATTCTTGTATAAATCATTATTTTCATATTCATTATCATAAAAAATTTGTGTTACCAGAAGTCCAGTATCTGCCATATAGCATTTTCTAGTAGAAAAATTACTACTTAAAGATAATCCTACATTAGGATCTGTACAATTAAAGCATGTATTTATTATCATAGCATCAGCTAACCATAAAAATGAGTCTTCATAGTCTCTAAATCTAGCATTTTTTGATAATGATGATAAGACATATTTTTTTTCTTTTTTAGATAATTGCCCTGGAATTTCATCAAATATTGATAAAACTTTATTTTGATTAGAACCAGCAAATTTTGCAATATCATTTCTATATAGTGTTAAAATATCTCTTTTTATAGAATCTACTTTGTAAAAATCTTTACTTTTTATATATTCATTCACAACTTGTGGCATTCCACCAACTAACATATATTGCCTAAAATCATTTAAAACTTTTTTATGTAATAAATTTCCTAATTCTTTTCTTTCATTAAAAAAATTTTCTAAAATAGGAATTGTATTTGTATCTCCTAAAGCCCATAAAAATTCTTCAAAATCTAATGGATTTAATACCATATATTTTTCTTCAGATGGAATAATAATGTTTTCTATATTCCTTTTTATAGATAATAAAGAACCTGTTTCAATATAATCATATCTTCCATCTTGTACTAAATATTTTATTAACTGTCTTGCCCTAGGAAACATTTGTATTTCATCAAAAACTATCAAAGTTTCTCTTTCATAAAATTTAACCCCATAAAATGTAGATAATTTAAGAAAAAATAAATCTAAATCATAACTTTCTTCTATAAATAAATTAGTAATTTCTTTTGGTACATTCCCAAAATCTATAATAAGATAAGACTTGTATTCATTTTTAGCAAATTCTTCACATAACCAACTTTTACCTACTCTTCTAGCTCCATTAATCAGTAAAGCAGTTTTTCCGCCAAAATTATTTTTCCATTCTAACATTTTATTATATGCTTTTCTTTTCAACATACAACCACCTCTAATATCAATATAGCATATTTTTCACGAAATAACAACATTATATTTCATATTTTTTCACGAAATCACATGTTCAATATTCTAATTTTCGCACGAAATTACATGTTTTATTTTTTAATTTTTTCACGAAATAACACTTTTAACAAAAAAATATGTGTCTTTTTAAAAAAACACATATTATATATTTATATTTAAAGCATTGTAGATACAACTATCATAATGGTAGAAAGAACTCCCATCATAGCCATTATTGGTAAAACAAATTTAACCCATTTATCATAAGTAACACCTACTAATTCTAATGTTACTAACACTAATCCTGTTGGAGTAATAAATGCCATAAATCCTTGTCCCCAGTTATATGCACTTACTACAACTGATCTTGAAAGACC
Encoded proteins:
- a CDS encoding ATP-binding protein yields the protein MLKRKAYNKMLEWKNNFGGKTALLINGARRVGKSWLCEEFAKNEYKSYLIIDFGNVPKEITNLFIEESYDLDLFFLKLSTFYGVKFYERETLIVFDEIQMFPRARQLIKYLVQDGRYDYIETGSLLSIKRNIENIIIPSEEKYMVLNPLDFEEFLWALGDTNTIPILENFFNERKELGNLLHKKVLNDFRQYMLVGGMPQVVNEYIKSKDFYKVDSIKRDILTLYRNDIAKFAGSNQNKVLSIFDEIPGQLSKKEKKYVLSSLSKNARFRDYEDSFLWLADAMIINTCFNCTDPNVGLSLSSNFSTRKCYMADTGLLVTQIFYDNEYENNDLYKNILLDKININEGMFMENIVAQMLKSKGHNLFFYSRNDLENRKNNMEIDFILSNHKKIFPVEVKSSSYRKHSSLDKFRVKFNKKIGESIILYQKDLMIKDGILHLPIYMAMFL